The genome window TTAACATAACCATTTTTTTTGGAATAAGGTCACATGCCATCAGTTCGGTAACACATTAGATAGTTTTCAGGTGGTGCCTGGGTAGCATTTCTTATGGTTGTGTTGCCATTTCAGGTCCTCCATCATACACTTTCTCTAGTTGCAATAGCTTACACAATGTTGTCTGGGGAAGGGCAGTTTTACACATACATGGTTCTTATTTCAGAGACAACCACCCCTGAAATCAACTTGAGATGGTGAGCAATTGAGTAGTTTCTATTTATTCGTTGAAGTTATTTCGTGATTGTTAATACTATTTGATAGTAATGTACTGTTGTTCTGCTGCTTTTTCAAGGTTTCTTGACACTGCTGGACTGAAAAAATCAAGCGCTTACTTGGTTAATGGCATtctgatgtttgttgtgtggcTGGTGAGTGAAATTTTAGTACATTTAGTGTTTCTTAAATTAAGAAACAGTACTTATTTCCACTTTTCAGTGTTCTCAATTTTCTGTTGGAAAGAGAATGCAAACTTCAGCATGAAGCTTCCATTTGGAAAAAGCTGAAATTTGAAGTAAAAGGACACTTGATAAAGTAATCATATGaattaaataaatgtgaaaAAAAGAGAGTGCATGAGTTGTGAATAACTGCACCCACATAATTGCATTTTTTAAATACCTTTTTCCCCCTGAAACTTCATTATTGGCGTGTCTTAGCTGCAGGTTGCCATACCGGAATGCTTTCCTTTTCACAAAATCATTTACCTGGCTAACTATTTCATAGAAAAGCCATTCATTTTCCCTGATGTTAGTGCTGCTGGCTCATGATCATAACATTTGTTCACATTTCCTTCAGGTGGCAAGGAtatttttattcatgtatgTATTTTACCACATCTATTTGCACTACAGTCAGGTACTAAGATCTTCATTTCAAATGTGTCAATTCTATTTTACTCATGTATAAACATCTTCATGCCATCTGACCCATTTTCTGTTCTATCTCCTTTTCCAATTGACTTCACTACAGGTAGCGCAGATGCATGCTTTTGGGTACTACCTGACATTCCTTGTACCATCAGTGCTCTTTGTGATGAACACGATGTGGTTCGTGAAGATTCTGAAAGGTGTGAAGAAAACACTGGCAAGATGGCCATGATCAATGACGATAAGCGGATCCCAGACATATCAACAAGACTTGGTGTTTCGGCAGCACTGCATGCCTTTGATGTATAAAGTTATGGATATCAGGGTAACTAGAAAAGGTTGATATGTAAAGTATTAACAAACAAGTTAGATTAGATGAAATCACCCTATTTTCAGCAAAGCTGGAATTTTGTAACCAGTTTGGTTACTGAAGTTCCAGCACGCTGTTCTGCTTACCCCATCTGCGCCATGTGTATACCGGAAGAGCATTTTAGTGGATGGTTTATTCAATAGTACAATCCCCGATGCTAAATTGTGTACTTGCATTTGTGATTTTCGGAAACTCAAGACAATACCTGTGACAACACAATTTACTCTTAAACTTAGCTTTTCTTTGTCCTGCGATATGTAAAACAGAGATGACTACCTGCCTGCAGTTGAGGTTTTGGAGACTGCCAAAGCGTTATACAGAAAAGAAACATCACACAAAGAACAGGGTATTATATTTTCCTTTCTTGGGTGCTGCAGTGGTGAAAACTGCAGCTGAGTAGTGTGAGACAACAGCAACCAAGCTTTACCATGTCTCAGGCGCAGCAGATAACCAAAACATAAAATACCATGGCATGCAGATTTGAATACTTAAGGACACCATTGAATGATAACAACACAACCAATGCTTTGTAACACTTCTGGGTCTCTGCAGTGGCATTCTAGTTGACATTTACATGACAAACACATGAACAGAAAAGAGTAGGAGATCTGGAGTATATCAACCCGGAAGGCTGCCACACAGGACACTGGGGATATTTTGTTGAATTTCCTCTGGTAGATTTCGTCATGGCAATATAAGGTTTAAGCTGTGCTTCAAGAGCAGCATGAAGAAGTGCTGACCATTCTCTCATTTGGTCTCTGAGTCAGAACCATTCCAGCCTGTGGGTTTGGAGCCGGTTGCCCTTGAAGCAACCTCTTTGCTGCAACGGAATAAAGGACAACAGATGTGTAAAATGTTAGAATGTAATATCGTAAATGCAAAGCAAATAACGGAAAAATTATTAAGTGCTAGAAAGAGAAATTTCATAAGTCAAAGGCAACTTTGCATGGATTTTCAGCCCATGGACCATCCACCAGGGCTCGAAAATGCAACGGTAACCGCTCAGTTACCGAACAATTCGGTCTGCACCGCATTTAGAAACTGAACGGTTACCGATCAAACTTaaactcaaaattcaaaaaaatgataaaattcGACCGGTTTCTACTGAATTCCCCCGAATTATTGTGCTTTACCGACCCCGGGCAGTTTTCGGGGGTCTATCGAATTTGTGAACCTTGCCGTCCACCTGACCAAAATGTAATGGAACTGAACTCACCAATCTCATAAAATATGTCATTCACATTGATAGCAGTTTTAGCAGATGTCTCCATGAAAAAAAGCCCATTCTCCTGCGCATACGTCTTTGCTTCCTGCGACAAAAGAACATAACATAGGACATACACATATCAACAAAATTCAACTGATTGAAACACCCACAGGCCACATCAAGCAAACAAGATGCTACAAACGACATGATGCAGTTGGGAAGCATAGATGTGCAGATAGTAAATAGCATGATGTTTAAGCTAAGCAACATTTCTTATGCTATATTCATATAATGTAACAAACATAAAACCACTAGTTAAGATTGGTATATCAATAGCCCTGTAATAACTAGAGCAAACTAATACAAGGATTAATATATGGTATATCTTCAACAAAGAAAGCAGACATGTTGAAAACTAGTATATGCCACGGTAGAAAATCTTGCGCAATATGAACATATTTTATGCAAAACTCCTTTTTTACCGTGTAGTCAAACTGTCATACCCAAGAGCAAAACGATATAACACGGTGCTGAGTGTATGTACTATATATTGAAACTGAAGAATATTAGTTTTGATTTCTTGAAAGGTAACTACACAGTGCTGAAGTAGGATAGTGAAATGAATAAATAGTAATGCGGTCACATAATATCAAAGTGGAAAGGTAGAAAGCTAGGGAAGAAGAGGAATTCCGTACCTCTGCTGGCACCTGCCTCGCATCTAGCATATCAGCCTTGTTGCCTGCAAGAGCCACAATTGTATTCGGGTTTCCTACACCATAGCAAAGGAGAAACTCATTACTTTTGTATCAACAAGCTACATAACTACCACATGGCTTGGTTTTGTTATTTATTCACATTACCATCAAGCAGACCCAAAAACACAAACATGAAATGGTTAAGGGAAATCACACGTGAAGGGAAAATAAATTCATAgcagcaccaaaaaaaaaaagaaaagaaaaacactaattCTATTTCTTCCAAATGATTTAGTAGCAGCGCAGGAagtatgaaataaaaaaatagcatacatAGAACATTATACAAGGATAAGTTGAATGAATAACTATAGGTCAAAAATGGACACCTAAagtaattaaaaattaaaagaagGCCACCAAAGATGCCACATCGAATACTGAAAAACAGAGGCATTGAATGAGGAATGTCGTATAAAACAAGTATCAACTACAGGAGCAGATCAGTTGCCGAAAGATCATGGGTCTTCTTTTTATACATAAAAAGCCATAGGTCCATAACCATAAACGGGTATGATAAAACTAAATATAAATGAAGTATTCTCAATCTTCATGCAGAAAAATGAAGTACCTTGAGCTTGAAGTTCTTGAACCCATTTCTTTGCACGGGTGAAGGAGGCCTGAAAGTAGAATAATAATATGTAAGTACATGGAAAAAGTTGGACCAGGGCACTGTCTATACATATGGGGTAATTGCACTTAAGACGGGGACAAGAGATAAAACAGGTGAGTAACTGCTGTAAGTTAGAATGCTATATTACTTCTGAAGTCTAGCGCCATTTAAATCATTTTATGATGTTTACACAAGCAGGAAGCACCAATGCAACAGGGAGGAAACTTGGAATATGGCTACAAAACATGAGAGACCAATACACATCTCACTGTAGAAAGTGCTGATCGGTTATAGAGCAGACTAGTCAGAGATAGATGCACAAGCACGACCATTCACGCAGAGCCATTGAGAGGAACATTATATGTTAGTTAATTTAGTTGTCAACTATGCATTATCGATGTCCTTCAGCTATAAAACTCATCAACCACAAATGCAAGTATAAATCACACaaccacaaggatgataaaCTAGATCTTGTCAGTTGTCACTTGTCATATTCTCATAAACAGCTAGTTTTAATAGCTTGTTGCACAAGTATACCATGAATGCAACATTGCAACCATTGCAAAACTTTGCTAACTGCATTTATGGTGTACTCCGTGTTCATCTCATTAATACACTACCACAAGAGTTTATACCATTCTTCATTCACCAAGCCATCAAGTAAACTATGAACTCAGCAAAGCAATTGCTGGGTCCTAATCATTACTTCAAATATAGCACAAGTAAACCATTTATGTTTTACTAACCGGATTCGTGATGTCATAGACAACaacggcagcagcagcaccccTATAGTACATCGGAGCCAAGCTATGGTACCTCTCCTGCCCAGCAGTATCCCAGATTTCAAATTTAACAGTCTCATCATTGACCGCCAAAGTCTGGGAGAAGAAAGCCGCTCCAATAGTTGATTCCTACAAATAGAAAGACCATATATCAGCCCAGAAGACCAGTGATCCGCTCTCTGAGCGCAAGAAATATTTCAAAAGATTCACCTGGAATTCAACAAATTGTCCTTTTACAAACCGAAGAACCAAGCTAGATTTGCCAGCACCCACATCTCCAAGAAGAACCTGACAAATATAAACataatgaaacaatagcattcATATGACAAAAGATTCTACAATGCAAAAATTATATGTTTCAAACACAACTGCAAGCTCCCCACAACCTCAATTAGTGAAATTTACTCATGAACTGGGGACCATTTAGGAGCTCAAAGTTAACATCAATACGCACCCGGTCGTGCAACATCGAGGGATCGAGGGCAAAGGAAATTGATCACTCGAAGTACATTTGACAACCTCAAGGCATGAATTAGCAACTTACTGATTCTCCAAGCTAACACAGGAACTAACAAGAAGTCTAGCCACTTGTCTTGGGAGAATTCGCCCAAAAAAGGTTAAAATCCTTCAAAATAGTATCAACCATAAAACTCATCTATTTGTCCCGTCTTAATACATAGGCAACGAAAGCATACGATCGTGACCAACCCCACGGGACTAAACAAGAACCAGCCCAGTACGACCGATCAAGATCCAGCCCGCGTGGTTCGATCTGCGGCGACATCAAGAACTGAAATTGAGCGCTCGAGACAGGACTTCGCACCAGCTTGGCGTTGCGGATCTTGTTGCCAGCGTTAGCCGCCATCGAATTCGACGACGGATTGGGGAAACCTCGGCTGAAACCCTGGACGACGATCGAATCGCACGCAAGAACCCAACTGGGGAATTTTTAGTTGTCCGCGTGCGCTATTATGCTTCCTCTTTTTTGGATTATAGGAAACAGGTTTTCCACTCTAACCCTTGCAAACTTGCATAATTGCATGAGGCTTGCTCAAAATCTCTGGggtctttctttttctttttagatgctGAAAACCATAATTGGGGTGTATTTGGTTACTTGAATTTGAGTCTAGATCGGTGGATGCGTATAATTATAAGAAGAAATATATTCGGTTGTCTGTATATATTGTTTTAGCATGATCCTGCAGATACATATATTCTCTTTCAACCTGACTCGGCGAATACAAGCTCTTGTATCCGCTTATACAAGCGGGTGCACTTAtcaatatcataaaatcatctttattTAAGTAACCAGTCATAATTTTAActtttgcatccgctcatacggTCTCAAATTTAGTCAACTAAATATAAACTTAGATCAATCTATACAAACAGATACAATTAATCATATACTCTTCTTTTCGATAAATATGACTCCGTTCAATCAAACTATATGATACAGCTATATAAAACCTCATAAAAAAACCAAACACACGTTGATGAATCTGAACGTTGAGAGCCTAGGGGATGGAAATCTATGGGATGAGAGTAAAATATATTAGCTACATAAATTCCGCCTCCATATTTTCATGGAAAATATGAAAGGTAATACGAACTTCTTAGATTCATTTGTAAATCTCGAAAGAGGTTGAATGCGAGCACAAACAATGCGTCATTTGTACATAATAAGATAATAAAAATGCTTATTTTCTCATACATAACAGATAGTTCCAATGATAATATGGTAGCTCaaatgtgtgtatatatatacactacaCCGAAAAAGTAAAGCTACTAAACATGcaacaacaaaaacataaaaaCACTACGTACACTGttgaatccaaattcaaatataatatGGCATTTCATATGGAAAACATGATCACTACCCAACTCCCATGTGTTGTTTTACGTTGGATATGAATTCAAGTAGTGGGTAAACAGCAATTCTACTGGAAAAACTCTTGCCACATTTGCGTGTTGTTGTATTTAAATATTGAATAGCTCAAGTAATtagtataagacatataatCTCCTCcctcatttttttctttcctttctatAATTACTCATCATCCATTCCATTGCTCTTGCTAACTTGTTTCCGGGGTTCCTTTCCCATTCTCATCCACCCAAGGAAACATGCATACACAAGTGAGTAGCGTTCAATCACATGATTAAATATTTACAGTGTGAGGCACTTCCTGTATCATCAAAAGCACTCGCATATTAATTAGTTGAATTAAAATTCGCATAAGCATTTTGTATTAACTGAAAGAACAAAGGGAGAAAGAGAAAACGCCGAACGCACCTATCCAATTGGTCGTGCTGTTTATATAGCCGATGTTCAAGAGTTACAACTGGATCTAAGATcctaagaagaggaagatgtgcCTGCGTATACGCAACTAACAAACAGAACTAGCGTTGCCACGGTGACCACAAACGTGATCAGCATGCCACTAATCTCGCCATGGCTAAGACATTGACGTGATCACTACTCACTAGTGCTAGCTGTTACCATGTTTACAGTATTTCTAATACTCCCCCTCAACCGAAACACAGTTCTCACAAGATGAGATTGCGGTAGATTGCACTGAACGGTGCTCTTGAC of Phragmites australis chromosome 3, lpPhrAust1.1, whole genome shotgun sequence contains these proteins:
- the LOC133913007 gene encoding ras-related protein Rab5A-like; protein product: MAANAGNKIRNAKLVLLGDVGAGKSSLVLRFVKGQFVEFQESTIGAAFFSQTLAVNDETVKFEIWDTAGQERYHSLAPMYYRGAAAAVVVYDITNPASFTRAKKWVQELQAQGNPNTIVALAGNKADMLDARQVPAEEAKTYAQENGLFFMETSAKTAINVNDIFYEIAKRLLQGQPAPNPQAGMVLTQRPNERMVSTSSCCS